AGCGCTTGAGGTGACGGTGTCCCAGCTTGCGGACGAATCCTTTTTGCACTAGGAGCCATCTGCAACCCAGAATTATTGCATTCATCTGACACATCTTGccataatttacaaatttgTGCCATTTCACTATGACCTGTAGCAACTCAAAGTGGTTGAGGTACACCTAATATGGTTTAAATTCTGTTGTATCCTTTTATCCATGGATCTGGTGCCATCTTAATTAAAGTGAAGTGACCGTCAAAGGAAATCCAGAGATTCTAGAATACCTGGAGCTGTGCATCACTAGTTACTTGAGTTATACTTGCATACACTGTATTCTGATTGCAATCATAAGCCaatttgttttgaaaattaTATCCAAATATACCTTTAATGGACCAGCTTTATTTCTTGGAAAGCGTTCAGTAGTTCTGCATGATTTTCCCCCTGTATGTTCTCTTAGCTTATTATTTTGTCTTCTCTCCAGGAACCTGATGTCAAGTGTGAGGAGCTCTTGAACGCTGAGCGGAAGGCTCAGGAGACCAGTCTGTCAATGAAGACCCATCAAGACAGAACGTCTGTGAATGCCGTGCAGGATGAGGCAGGTGCTAGGAGTGAAATCACAAGTTTTGTAGTGAAAGAAGAAATTGAAGGTGATTGTGAGAACGAAGCAGGGAGTCTCTTGATGGAGACATATGAGGATACTCTTCCAGTTTCCTCAGTAAAAAAAGAGGACAGTGTTGATGAGGAAGGTTTTAATGGTGCGTCCGTAAATAATGGGTCAGCTGAACCATCCCGCGTCTGCTTGACTGACCAGAAAGAAGAATTTCCTGATGAGGACGTTGAAAGCGACCAGGAAGACGATTCTGAAGCTGATTCAGAAGAGAGCTTGTCGAGCTTGTACGAACGCATGGACAGCTCAGATGAAGACTTTTCTGAGACCGAGTCGTCCAAGACAAAAGTGTTTCAAAACACCATTAAAccagtagtttggtgtgaagacTGTGGAGCTGTTGCAAATATGCACTGTGGACTTCGGCGGCACCAGAAGATCTATGGCTGCGCGCACTGTGGTGCGGAAGGCAGTGTCCAGAGCTGCAGTTTCTCTGTTCATTTTGGTGACATTCATAGTTTTCATAAGCATGCTATGGACGTGCACGGTGCCACAGAACACTTTTATGAGCGCACAATCTGCCAGGATTGTAATAAGACATACAGGCTGCACACTGACCCCAACAAAAAGGGCCACGTGTGCGAGAACAAGACCAAACCCTTTTCCTGCCACTTGTGCCGCAAACGCTTCGCTACCAAGATCGGCCAGAAGGTGCATTACCGCAGACTGCATGGAGACTACACACACATTTGCAAGTACTGCATGATGGTGTTTAATACGAAGATGTCCAAACTGGAACATGAGCAGAGTCACAGCAAGGATGAGCTGACCTACAACTGCCCAGACTGCTCCGAGAGGTTCAAAGACTTTATTAGCCGTAATCAGCACCTGAAGAGCCACAGAGGTAGAAAGAAATACGTCTGCCACACGTGTAACAGGACGTTCGTTTCCCTTCAAAGATACGAGAGACACATGCGCATCCACTCGGGAGAGAAACCTTACAAGTGCGGGGTCTGTGAGCGCTCCTTCAACCAGGCCGGTCACCTGAAGTCCCACATGAGGCTCCACACGGGTGAGAAGCCCTTCATGTGCGAGCAGTGCGGAGAGTGTTTCAACCACAACGTCAGCCTGAGGAACCACCTGCAGCGGCATCACGGCAGCGATTCCACCTCTGTGCCGGTGGAGGAGAACAAACACAAAGGTAGACCTGCGAAGAACTCTTCCTCCGATACAGCAAGCAAAGACCAGCGTAAAAAGCGAGCAAGGAAGCGCTCTTGCAAGGCCGCTGCTGCTGAGGAGATGGAGGTGGAGCTGGAGCTTGAGGAGGAGAATGAaggggaggaagaggaggacaaTGTGCAGCCTGATCCAGGCATGGACTATTGGGAAGAGACCGAACAGTCAGACGCTGAcgaagaaaaggagaaaagaggacGCAAGAGGAAAGCGAGGAGGAAGAAACAAGGGAGAAGGCAGAAATGCACGGTTGATAATGACCAGTGATTCAAAGCTGGCACTGAACGCTTGGCTACACAGTAAGAAAATAAGGGGGAATATTAACAGATATTTCAGCTTTTCCTGCATATCTCAGTTGTTGAGTtgtgaagtcattcagagtgggttgatgtgaaattgctcattgtagagaaacattgcagtcgtgggctggaggttagggttaCATGACATCagcaactgctccccgggcgctgcggattgggctgcccactgctccgggcaagtgtgctcaccaccccctagtgtgtgtcttcactagtgtgtatgtggtgtttcactgcacggatgggttaaatgcggaggtgaaatttccccgttgtgggactaataagggtctcttaatcaaaaaccctgatttctttacagtagtggtgataggaaccaggggttgccaatatagccattgtctttactatCCAAACAACCAGTgaaacctacatgtgtcttctgagtatcatatgtaatgttgaagAGGGTACCATAGTGGTAAATCTGTtgtctttggggactgttttccTTTATTCCAACCTTCACTCATTGTGGATAAGtacatggatttaaaaatgttttttaaacaaaaagcattttcaaactgtTCTAATGCAATTAGACACCCTATTTGGGTGAGggtgcttttagaggcattcaactcttcagacgtctggttcctatcaccaccactttgaacaattctgactcagcaagtttctcaagtacagagcgtttcacaccaaaccaccctgaatgattttgtttatcttagtggtttatttatgcagaaatattgggaaatcagtggaatttcacTTTACATTTTCAGACATGTAGTCTATCCGAGGAATACGAAAACCAGTGCCTGATTGAAATGTGACCCAGAACTGTCTAAACTAAAACTGCAAGAGTATTTGTCACTAAAGTACCAGGATGGGAACTGCCAGAAGTACGTACGGACTAGCTGAAAGTTTGCTCCCACTTGATGTCATAAACGTGCATCACTGTATGTTTTAACAGTCGCTGTCTTGCACTGTTGCTGCTGTTTGAAAAGCTCTTAATACTACAGGACCAGATACTGAACTGGCATttacttcagttcctcactgaTTCTTATACTTCGGTCTTGCCAAAGATACCTTACTTTCTTAAAGGTAGTTTCTCAAACAGTTAATAACATTGACGCTATTGCTCATCCTCAAGAAAAACGTGTGGTGAAATAAAACctgaaaataaagctttttCTTGGAGTGAATGGTTAAGCCACTAAAAGTTACTCTTTCATCAGTTTTACGGGGCCTTTTTGATCTCttaacttttgaaaaatgtttttgaaaaatatttcacattttataatTCAAAGGACCTTTTTAAAAGTCATATTGGTCAACTGTTGGTCATAGTTGTTGCGCATGTATCAAAACATTTCAATGAAGTGACTGACCTAGAATGTCTCTTCTAGTAcagcttttttctgaaaaacatCTCTTATTAAGAAATCACTTCATTCAAACTTGTAAACAATGTGAATAACCTGAAAGATTATGATTctaccacacacatacatcattTAAATTGTAGGGACAACCCAATAGGGACATGGCACATTTTAAGTGTCTGTTGGAGTAAAAGTCTCTAAGTTCAACATTATTTACCATAGCGCTGTCgtctcacagcgaggagggcctgggttcgattccccggccgggtgaccagggtcctctctgtgtggagtttgcatgttctccccgtgtctgcgtgggtttcctccaggttctccggtttcctcccacagtccaaagacatgcagtcaggccaattggacatgttaaattacccctgggtgtgagtgactgtctgtgtctgtctgtctgccctgagatggactggtgacctgtccagggtgtatcctgccttctgcccgatgactgctggtataggctccagcaccgcccTCCCcggtgaccctgagggagaagcggcttggaaaatgcaTGGCTGGATTATTTACCATATATTACCAGTAGTTTTTGACATTACAGTGCCAATATTTTGATTTCATATTTGAAAGTATTCTTTGGTTAGCCATTAAAACTACTTGCCTGGTCTACCATATGATTTGCTATTTCTAAATTCTCCAGGACATTTTTGTTTCTTGATAACCTTATAACGTTATTTTGCCGctgttattttaattatatttcagATTGATCTGTGTGGATTTTTCAGTCTGTTCATGACCTGCTTTACCGATTATtggtagtggttggttagtgtagtgggtaacacctttgccttctacgctgtagactggggttcaatccccacctgggcaaacaccctacactataccaataagagtcctttggcaagactcctaacaccaccttcgcctacctgtgtaaaatgatcaaactgtcagtcgctctggataagagcgtcagccaaataccgtaaatgtaaatgtaattactgaCACCTCCTTTGTCGTTGTGTGGAGGGAAATCCAACAAACTCCAGATGCAAATCTAGTCAGCTCTGTTGTGTAGCtggaaatgcaaatgcaaagaaACACATTGCACTGTGCCGGGTGGTGAAACGGATGATCAAGTTCGCATGACTGGTGCTTTTACATTAAATGGTGATGTAATTGTTGATCGGCTACTTCACTGAGTACACGTCCTTCATTGTATgtactcactgtccattttatcagctccactgatcaTATAAGTGCactagttctacagttacagactgtagtccatctgtttctctgatactttgttacccccttttacactgttcttcagtggtcaggacccccacagagcaggtactatttgggtggtgtttcattctcagcactgcagtaacattgacgtggaggtggtgtgttattgtgtgttgtgctggtacgagtggatcagatgcagcCGCAGCCACAGTATCATGAGAATAATTTTGAATAAACGCaaatactgtaaaaactaccaaacctgGTTCCGGATTTCTCTTCAGTGCCTCCAACCGtcacatggatttgttaaattctaTCACCATCACACTTGATTTGGcttaatgaagtattgattagataAACCAGGTATTGGATGATAAGTGCAAATAATGCTGGGCTTCGccaaggagaggtttggaaaagACTGAACCAACACACTGACGCATTAAATCACTACTTGTTGTAggaatattatttgtatttgtgtttataagtaATTTTTGCCCAGATGTACAATTTTGTAAATCTAAGTttctcactttgtgcacaggactttgtgcttttcttttggcactgaaaaattaataacttgtatttaatggctgttctgACTGGATGTTCTGActgggtgtgtgtgaatgaaaaCATTACATCCTGACATGGCTGTGGTTGAATGGTACAATTTGTATATGAATGTGGTGCCAGTCACTAAAATATATCCTCGAGTGCAACAGCATTTCCGAAAGTTTCTCAAATGAGAAATTCTGCCTTTACTATCCGTAAGAACAGAAATAAACTTCAGTGGGAGAGTGAGCTGCCACTCACTTTGTAGTGGTTACCCAATGcaggtagcactgttgcctcacagcgaggagggcctgggttcgattccccggctgggtgaccggggtcctctctgtgtggagtttgcatgttctccccgtgtctgagTGCGTTTCATTTGgattctccggtttcctcctacagtccaaagacatgaagtcaggccaattggacatgataaattgcccctgggtatgagtgactgtctgtctgtctgtctgccctgtgatggactgtccaaggagtatcctgccttccgcccgatgaccgctgggattcgctccagcacccccctgcgaccctgagagagaagtggcttagaagatggatggatgatgttTATCAGGTGGTCTGGAGATGCCCAGGAGAATTCTGGAACCAGAATTCAGCagtgtccagcagtgacactgaggtgtctgCTGTTtctgagcagcactgctgtgtctgatccactcagaccagcacaacacacacacaccaccacgacgtcagtgttgttgcagtgctgagaatgatccaccacccaaatagtacctgctctgtgagggtccatgggggtcctgaccactgaagaacagggtaacagagtatcagagaaacagatggactacagtctgtaactgtagaactacaaagtgcagctatacagtaagtggagctgataagatggacaatgagtgtaaaaacaaggaggtggtcaggatgctATGCCTGTGCATTGATCTCTGCTTTAAACGCCAAAGAAGTATTTGATCTGTAATTTTTCTTGTCCTTCTCTGTCGGTCAGTGGAACTAGGAGAAAACTATTCAACAATCTGCTGTTGTGGTCAAGTTGAgataaaaattgtatttttagttgtttgtttcattttgttgtgATAGAAATCACAGGTTTTgctctgtgtttatttgctgttaaGAAACCTTTGACGGGATCAGGCAAAAACCTTGCTAAAGCTCCAAGCTCTGCGTACCTTGGTGTGCACCTCACCGACAACCTCACTTGGGCCCTCAACACCACCTGCATAGCCAAGAAGGCCCTGCAGTGACTTCGCTTCCTGTGAAGGATGAAGAGAACAAGGCTttccagattcatccatcagactgccagacagtaaagcatgattcatcacaccagagaacacatttccacagctCCAGGGTCCAGTCGTGGAgtactttacaccacttcaGCCAACGGATTGGGATTGCGCATAGTGGTCTTAGACTTCAAACCAAGGCCCGTTGAGAAGATATGGATTTGGGATGGGTTAATATCTGTGTACTGTGTCTACATGTGCACAGTGattcatgtgtgtatgtaggaAAAATTCTAAGCCTGCCTCTTATGGCCTCTCATCAccgctatgctgatgacactcaagtAATGCTTTCTTTTCCACCCTCTGACACAAAGGTTACCATTCGCATATCAGCATTTCTGATTGACATCACTTCAGTTCAGCACCTGAggctcaatcctagcaagactgagctgctagACAccccctgcaactacaggtcctcatcatgatcttacCGTCTCATttgagaactctctgattgttccatctgaaGATGTAAGAAGACTCTGTGTGGTTCCgcatggccagttatcgttctcagCTCATGAACCTGACttggtcatgcaggtttctcctgtacaacatctggaggatccgacccttcctcactcGAGATGCCAACCAGGTGCTCGTTcggtctcttgtcatctcaagccttgactactgcaactcgctcttggctggtttTCCTTTAtgggccatcaagcctctgcaagtCATCAGCACAGCTCGTTTTCAATCTACTCAAGTTCAGTCACGTCACTCAAGACCTTCGAGCttcaagttcagctcagcttgacccgccatccttcaagatgTGTtaaagacaagcatcaagatttttctctcttttggcacccaggtggtgacATGTTGATCAACAGACCAGACCAACCATCTCCGAAATGCACGAAACAACCAGCTCAAGTGGGCCTGAATGTAAAGACCAAGGGCCCAGTATCACTAACAGCGCTGCAACACCTGACAATGACAGTGATAAATAAAAACGACAGTGGGGCTGAGGCTGTACAGCAGCTGGAAGTCAAGATTCAAGTACCTGCCAGGCACTTCCCAGAAAGAGCTCCAGAAAAACGTGGGATCTGTATCGTGTTAAAAGAGACCTGCAGCATTTAATGTGctcaagtctctgagatgtTGTGGTTGGGGTGTGATGGAAGGCATCTGTGCTGCAGTCGTTGTGTATTGTTTGAAGTTACACTATTGTTCTTGTGTTGCTCTGTGTGGTAGTGCATGTCATTATCTGTATGTTCACGTGGGTGCACtcatgtgtgtatgtaggaAATATTGTAATCCTGCCACAGTAAAGAGGCAAGCTAAGGTGAGCATTGCAAAGCAAGCCTGCGCGTTGGCTCTGCTTTCAGCGTTAAAAACGTTACAGGCTTGGTGCTTCACAGACTTGCACTTCTTTATGAttcttaattaat
This window of the Pygocentrus nattereri isolate fPygNat1 chromosome 2, fPygNat1.pri, whole genome shotgun sequence genome carries:
- the LOC108412005 gene encoding zinc finger protein 554-like isoform X1; amino-acid sequence: MGRRCVFGCSLPKPLFPFPKTPWLRARWLEFVHFEEGGVVENSRLCSRHFTPDCFRNLIQHEMGFTDTLLLTDTAVPSVYTVGASPAQKPMTREEGCQCDSPSTKNAGVQVMISSPKPKRRSKAIQVKPLGCSVTVTLSEDNFDTSLNPPFTSAPAKRLRMEKKFAKGGFLANTSCAASRIELTLTDESSDSDFERRDYGSDVGDDRELPQNGQTAPMKLEVELTSSMTSKASAALQADGKDFSVTSSSAPDDEENSDISESSYVNLNKEVLVLLMFRCLECSSECSVQGKGKGGNLSLRQECLICSNCRIWTAQTVQMPNDMEPDVKCEELLNAERKAQETSLSMKTHQDRTSVNAVQDEAGARSEITSFVVKEEIEGDCENEAGSLLMETYEDTLPVSSVKKEDSVDEEGFNGASVNNGSAEPSRVCLTDQKEEFPDEDVESDQEDDSEADSEESLSSLYERMDSSDEDFSETESSKTKVFQNTIKPVVWCEDCGAVANMHCGLRRHQKIYGCAHCGAEGSVQSCSFSVHFGDIHSFHKHAMDVHGATEHFYERTICQDCNKTYRLHTDPNKKGHVCENKTKPFSCHLCRKRFATKIGQKVHYRRLHGDYTHICKYCMMVFNTKMSKLEHEQSHSKDELTYNCPDCSERFKDFISRNQHLKSHRGRKKYVCHTCNRTFVSLQRYERHMRIHSGEKPYKCGVCERSFNQAGHLKSHMRLHTGEKPFMCEQCGECFNHNVSLRNHLQRHHGSDSTSVPVEENKHKGRPAKNSSSDTASKDQRKKRARKRSCKAAAAEEMEVELELEEENEGEEEEDNVQPDPGMDYWEETEQSDADEEKEKRGRKRKARRKKQGRRQKCTVDNDQ
- the LOC108412005 gene encoding zinc finger protein 554-like isoform X2, which encodes MGRRCVFGCSLPKPLFPFPKTPWLRARWLEFVHFEEGGVVENSRLCSRHFTPDCFRNLIQHEMGFTDTLLLTDTAVPSVYTVGASPAQKPMTREEGCQCDSPSTKNAGVQVMISSPKPKRRSKAIQVKPLGCSVTVTLSEDNFDTSLNPPFTSAPAKRLRMEKKFAKGGFLANTSCAASRIELTLTDESSDSDFERRDYGSDVGDDRELPQNGQTAPMKLEELTSSMTSKASAALQADGKDFSVTSSSAPDDEENSDISESSYVNLNKEVLVLLMFRCLECSSECSVQGKGKGGNLSLRQECLICSNCRIWTAQTVQMPNDMEPDVKCEELLNAERKAQETSLSMKTHQDRTSVNAVQDEAGARSEITSFVVKEEIEGDCENEAGSLLMETYEDTLPVSSVKKEDSVDEEGFNGASVNNGSAEPSRVCLTDQKEEFPDEDVESDQEDDSEADSEESLSSLYERMDSSDEDFSETESSKTKVFQNTIKPVVWCEDCGAVANMHCGLRRHQKIYGCAHCGAEGSVQSCSFSVHFGDIHSFHKHAMDVHGATEHFYERTICQDCNKTYRLHTDPNKKGHVCENKTKPFSCHLCRKRFATKIGQKVHYRRLHGDYTHICKYCMMVFNTKMSKLEHEQSHSKDELTYNCPDCSERFKDFISRNQHLKSHRGRKKYVCHTCNRTFVSLQRYERHMRIHSGEKPYKCGVCERSFNQAGHLKSHMRLHTGEKPFMCEQCGECFNHNVSLRNHLQRHHGSDSTSVPVEENKHKGRPAKNSSSDTASKDQRKKRARKRSCKAAAAEEMEVELELEEENEGEEEEDNVQPDPGMDYWEETEQSDADEEKEKRGRKRKARRKKQGRRQKCTVDNDQ
- the LOC108412005 gene encoding zinc finger protein 470-like isoform X3, with the protein product MGRRCVFGCSLPKPLFPFPKTPWLRARWLEFVHFEEGGVVENSRLCSRHFTPDCFRNLIQHEMGFTDTLLLTDTAVPSVYTVGASPAQKPMTREEGCQCDSPSTKNAGVQVMISSPKPKRRSKAIQVKPLGCSVTVTLSEDNFDTSLNPPFTSAPAKRLRMEKKFAKGGFLANTSCAASRIELTLTDESSDSDFERSSYVNLNKEVLVLLMFRCLECSSECSVQGKGKGGNLSLRQECLICSNCRIWTAQTVQMPNDMEPDVKCEELLNAERKAQETSLSMKTHQDRTSVNAVQDEAGARSEITSFVVKEEIEGDCENEAGSLLMETYEDTLPVSSVKKEDSVDEEGFNGASVNNGSAEPSRVCLTDQKEEFPDEDVESDQEDDSEADSEESLSSLYERMDSSDEDFSETESSKTKVFQNTIKPVVWCEDCGAVANMHCGLRRHQKIYGCAHCGAEGSVQSCSFSVHFGDIHSFHKHAMDVHGATEHFYERTICQDCNKTYRLHTDPNKKGHVCENKTKPFSCHLCRKRFATKIGQKVHYRRLHGDYTHICKYCMMVFNTKMSKLEHEQSHSKDELTYNCPDCSERFKDFISRNQHLKSHRGRKKYVCHTCNRTFVSLQRYERHMRIHSGEKPYKCGVCERSFNQAGHLKSHMRLHTGEKPFMCEQCGECFNHNVSLRNHLQRHHGSDSTSVPVEENKHKGRPAKNSSSDTASKDQRKKRARKRSCKAAAAEEMEVELELEEENEGEEEEDNVQPDPGMDYWEETEQSDADEEKEKRGRKRKARRKKQGRRQKCTVDNDQ
- the LOC108412005 gene encoding zinc finger protein 554-like isoform X4, producing the protein MADKQSPASRKLPIPVLPTTAYTTKTCKQKKTNEGKQTKKRELDRARDKTRANLGAAFQRWRALRDLKGFRSDAELATFLLDRFAKGGFLANTSCAASRIELTLTDESSDSDFERRDYGSDVGDDRELPQNGQTAPMKLEVELTSSMTSKASAALQADGKDFSVTSSSAPDDEENSDISESSYVNLNKEVLVLLMFRCLECSSECSVQGKGKGGNLSLRQECLICSNCRIWTAQTVQMPNDMEPDVKCEELLNAERKAQETSLSMKTHQDRTSVNAVQDEAGARSEITSFVVKEEIEGDCENEAGSLLMETYEDTLPVSSVKKEDSVDEEGFNGASVNNGSAEPSRVCLTDQKEEFPDEDVESDQEDDSEADSEESLSSLYERMDSSDEDFSETESSKTKVFQNTIKPVVWCEDCGAVANMHCGLRRHQKIYGCAHCGAEGSVQSCSFSVHFGDIHSFHKHAMDVHGATEHFYERTICQDCNKTYRLHTDPNKKGHVCENKTKPFSCHLCRKRFATKIGQKVHYRRLHGDYTHICKYCMMVFNTKMSKLEHEQSHSKDELTYNCPDCSERFKDFISRNQHLKSHRGRKKYVCHTCNRTFVSLQRYERHMRIHSGEKPYKCGVCERSFNQAGHLKSHMRLHTGEKPFMCEQCGECFNHNVSLRNHLQRHHGSDSTSVPVEENKHKGRPAKNSSSDTASKDQRKKRARKRSCKAAAAEEMEVELELEEENEGEEEEDNVQPDPGMDYWEETEQSDADEEKEKRGRKRKARRKKQGRRQKCTVDNDQ
- the LOC108412005 gene encoding zinc finger protein 470-like isoform X5 — translated: MADKQSPASRKLPIPVLPTTAYTTKTCKQKKTNEGKQTKKRELDRARDKTRANLGAAFQRWRALRDLKGFRSDAELATFLLDRFAKGGFLANTSCAASRIELTLTDESSDSDFERSSYVNLNKEVLVLLMFRCLECSSECSVQGKGKGGNLSLRQECLICSNCRIWTAQTVQMPNDMEPDVKCEELLNAERKAQETSLSMKTHQDRTSVNAVQDEAGARSEITSFVVKEEIEGDCENEAGSLLMETYEDTLPVSSVKKEDSVDEEGFNGASVNNGSAEPSRVCLTDQKEEFPDEDVESDQEDDSEADSEESLSSLYERMDSSDEDFSETESSKTKVFQNTIKPVVWCEDCGAVANMHCGLRRHQKIYGCAHCGAEGSVQSCSFSVHFGDIHSFHKHAMDVHGATEHFYERTICQDCNKTYRLHTDPNKKGHVCENKTKPFSCHLCRKRFATKIGQKVHYRRLHGDYTHICKYCMMVFNTKMSKLEHEQSHSKDELTYNCPDCSERFKDFISRNQHLKSHRGRKKYVCHTCNRTFVSLQRYERHMRIHSGEKPYKCGVCERSFNQAGHLKSHMRLHTGEKPFMCEQCGECFNHNVSLRNHLQRHHGSDSTSVPVEENKHKGRPAKNSSSDTASKDQRKKRARKRSCKAAAAEEMEVELELEEENEGEEEEDNVQPDPGMDYWEETEQSDADEEKEKRGRKRKARRKKQGRRQKCTVDNDQ